The DNA segment GAGGCCGAAGTTCTCCTCATAACAGGACTGTCGAGAAGCCCATAGCTTTCTGCCTAATTAGATTGGAAAAATTATGAAACGAGTCGCTCAGGCTGACCTGAAGATAGCACAAGTCAGAGGTCATCAATTGCAGCATGCCTGCATATCTACTGGAGTTCTAGGGTCTAGGTTATGTTGCGCGAACTTTCAAAAATGCTACCGTCCTCGTGTTGGATCCTCCAAAAATGTATGACTTTTGGAGGATTCGACATTTACCCAGAGATATTTTTGGAAAGTCTGAACAACATAGGTTCTAGGTAAATTTAGTTCATCAAAGAGAACATGCAGGTCGGTTGGCAGAGTTACTTGAGCCTAGAAACCAAACTGCCCCTGACAGCCGGGTTTTTTCCATCAACCATTCAACCATTATCATGATCATAAGGTCAACCAAGAAATGCATTTGGCATTTGACAACTTCTGCTACTTTCTAAACAGTTCTTGAGAGTAATTATCAGTTAATGCAGAAATTCTCTATCTTAAGAATAAAATGCCACTAACCAGCAGTCCAGCACACACAAGAGATCATAATTACATATATGCAAGGCCAAGTATGACATGCTAATGGCATCAGTGGCGAAGCTAGGAATTTTCTCAAGGgtattcaaatttgaaagaagtgaaaaaaaaaattcccgaCAAAAGGtgttcaatatgtgttatatacctctaaaacgtaATATTTTACCAATATACACAGTGCAATTTTTTGACGAAGCCTTGTGACCATGTGGCTTCGCCACTGAAGAGCATCATCCAAATAACCTCATGAGATGTCCCAAGTTTCAATCTTAAGTCCAGGAAAACAGAACAGGACAAAGGTACAAGCTTAAGCGTTGCGCGCGCCTGCTCCACTAAAGTTCAACTTCACGTTGAGCTCAAAGCTAAGAATATCTTTACCTTGAAGAAATCACTTTAACGATTCCTTATGAAACTACTCATCGACTACTATTCAGTGCCAAGTTTTCCAAGATTTGCAGTTCAACTAGCAAAGACAGTGTCTaagggaaaaaagagaaaaattaagTTAAATGTGTTCCAGTGCTAATGAGTTTGACTTACAGAAGATAAAAGATTAACAGAGCTCATAATTGCAATACATATATAGCACTGGTCCCATCATAAGCTATATAGAAATAGAATTTCACAACTGATGTATACTTAATTTAGCATCGGGACATTCTCAAACAGATAGCTCCATTTTTGAAATCAAAATACCATCAGTATCTGCGTAAAGCCACTCACCATCACAGATTCTAGTCCCGGCGATGATTATAGGAACATGCTTCTCTCCAATACCCTTCTTATTGGCTTTCATTGGATGTGACGCCAGAGCTCTTACTCCGATATCACAACCATTGATTTCGTCCACATCTCTTACACATCCATTTACTATGATTCCAGCCCATCCGTTGTTTTGAGCTTGTACCACAGGGTTGCCGCCCAAAATTGCACATCTCAAACTACCACCACCGTCAACGACAAGAACTCTTCCATTACCTTTCTCCTCGAGAAACTCACGAACCAAAACATTGTCTTCAAATACTTTCAAAGTGACAACAGGTCCAGAGAAGACTTGGCGCCTGCCGTATATTTTGAAGATTGGCTGCAGTGCCCGTAGTTCACCACTCACAATAAGTTGTGGGTTTGCATCACAAACTTCAGCAGTGGTAACCAAGGCCATCCTATGTAAAACACCTGCAGGGAATAAAGGATAGATTTTGTATTACTCGTAAGAAAAGCTACCAGATTTCTTTTGTTCTGCATCACTTATAGGATCATTTTTATTAATATTGAAAACAAGTATGAGCTGAAAAAATGCTAGAGTAAGAGAAAAAATGAAACTTTTATGCATTTTATCTAACGCTTAGATATTGAAGAGTTCACTGCTTAACAGGGGACGCCCAAAATAATTAACTTGACATACGAGAACGTAGCAAAAGAAACCAATATGGATATGCACTGTACAGGGTCCTAAATTTACGAAACATCCAAATTAGCATAGTTGAGAAAGTACCTCACCACGGCCACCATGTTATTGTTATATGTTGGGTTTCCATTTATTTTATGCCACACTAGATGCAGAACGTAAGACGAAACTCGTCAGATTCGGGTTGCTATTTGGAAATGTAGGTTACCTATATCATACTCCTATCCCGGACCTTCATGCAGGATGCTTCGTGCATCGGGCTGCCCCCATTTTTAACTTAAAAAGACGACAGGATTTATTTCTATCATCTTAAGCTACAGATCTCTCGAATCTCCCATATGGGTAATGGGAACGAACTCTTAATTTCCCATGGATTAATTCCAGAAATATTAAGGGATTTATGAATATCGATAATAGCATGTTAGATTGCTGAAACAATAGAAGAACCAACGGGTGTTACAGGGGTAAGTAAAGGGTTCATGATAGAATGTTTCATGCCACACATAACAGTCCCTGAACTTGAGTTCCCCCTTGCAACGATTGCCTTGCGATAACATATTACATAACTCAATTGGTCTTAAAGTGGTCATTGTACAAATACTATTGTGCTTGCAAGCAGCAAAGAGTTTTTAAGAAATAAATGTCGGAATACACAAGATAGCACATCATCAGAAAACAACATGGCTGGAAACTAGTCTTTGTTTGTCACTTAATCACTAGAGAGAAGAAAGCAGTAGCCGCGCTCGAGGCTTTCTATTCTAGGTAACTTTTGAAGGGAGTAGGGTGGGGAAAAGGATTCTGGAAGCTAAAAACAAATGAGAATGACTTTGATCATTAACTAATGGTAGCAGGGTAAAGCTTTATTAACAAGGGTAGAACTAAAATAAAATCACCAAATCAAGCACAACATACTAATTATGGTTATGGTATATACACCCTTGTTGTCAAGTCCTCACCCCAAATTTTGGTTAAATAAAGACTGCTAATTTGGAAGGATTAAAAGCACCGAAGTAATGTCTAAGTCAATGAAGCAACAATCAAGTTGTCTCGTATGACCTATAGGCAGTGGCGGATCCAGTATTTATAGGTCGTGGGTGCTTCACTGATTTTAGTTTAAGTTCTAGATGGCCAAACATGATTATAGTAGATGCTCATGGTCATTTATTGAAATTTTTAGGTATTATTTATGAATATATTACATAATTAGGCCAAAGCCAATGGGTGCTTCAGCACCCATATCTCCAAAGGTGGATCCACTATTGCCTGTAGGTCACAAGTTTGAACCGTGGAATCAGCCACGGGTAGCGtgcctacatcacaccccttggggTGCGACCTTTCCCCGGAACCTGCATGAACGCGGGATGCTTTGTGCTTCTAAAGACTGCTAATTTGTTAACCTGTGGGGACAGACAATAATCCAAATAATCTTGGTAGGTGAATTAAATTAAACacatctaaaagaaaatcaaacatATTTATGACAGTTCCAAACAACCCAATTCATCAAATCAAGTAAATTCTTGATCAATCTCATAAACAAGCACCATATTCATCATTTTACTCGCAACATCTGAAATTTTCAAGAACCTTAGCACAATCAGCTAAAATGGCAAACATAAATAACAAACTTTAAACAACATATCAAACCTGGGAGATGGGATTTGAAAACGAGGATGTTACCTGGATGTTTGCTGACTTGTTTGAAGCTGAGAGAGAGAGGTTGAGAAGAGATCTGGATCAGTAATAGATCTTTGCAACTGTATTTGTAACTATTTTTTTCCTCTAAATTAATCAGTGCACCCCACGTGCCTTCTTTTTAAGAAATCAGACTTTATGTGCTACAGTATATAATATTGGGAAATATCACTTTTTGGATGTCTGTCTGAGTTTGAGGAcaatcttttcatttcttttgaatAATTTTATATTAAAGTTAAAAGTAAATGACTTGTCACCTTGAGGTTTTGGTACTATtttaatctatatctatatttatactatattaaaagtatgaAGGCCCTTACCGATATGTCGTTCGCTTTTTTTACCCTTCCAAAATATATTTATTACTGGATAAAATCGTACTGTAAGTAACTTTCATAAATTTTAGGACTATAAAATCAACTTAAATTTTACTCATTAAATTAAATTGTTGCTTATTTGATCTAGATGTGGAGGAGTTTAAATTTAACTTATATAGTTTATTTGAATATCTTGATTTTcacaaattataaaaattatgaaGTGACTTCTGTGAAAGATGAATTCACACTTGCGTGAATTTGAAGCGAGGGAAAAAACCTAATTTGATATGACTAAAACATGTTCAGAGAATTATTCACATAGTGGATACCAAAACTTGAAGAAGAACATGGTTTCATGATAAGATAGACTCTCGGTGCATGAGCAATATATTTAAGGATTGATGATCAAACAAATTTCAAGATACACAACtataaaatctccaaaaattaaAGACTACTCAGAGTTAATATATACTATAGCATATGATCTAGGTTAAGACAATTAACTGCTCAGAACCACCATGCAAATTAAACTAAGTTAATATGTCCatagtttttcttttttaataattaattttacaatataaaaaattatttttgtatcTTATATATTTAGGATTTTTATATATTCATTTATCAGGGTACATGTGCAACGCGCGTAGCCAAAAACTAGtatgataaaaataaatatttgtgGCTTTATTGTTATATCGAAAAAAGTTCAGTAATTATTCATGAAATTAAAAAAGCAAATATCTTATTTTAGATAATTAGCCAAGAGGTTTATGCATGCACTCCACGACTTTCTAATATTATTATGGGTTCTTAAAGATTAAATTTAAGTACTACTAACCTTATAGCATGTTTGGCAAAGCTTTTTTTTTGGCCCAAAAGTGTTTTTGGCCAATAATTAAGatgtttgaccaaacttttaaaaggaaaaaagtatttttaaggAGAAACAGAATCGgtttttgagaagcagaaaaatATAGCTTCTCCTTAAAAACacttttctgaaaaatatttttaagaaaaatacacttagaagcagattttaaaagcttggccaaacaggctataagtctGCTTGCCAaaacttttctttctttctctaatAAAATAATTGATCCAACCTATACCAGAGCGTCAGTTGGTTAACCTTAGATACAAAATGACAGAAACCCGAAAATATGTttataaatttatcaataatatatacaaaaaaaattgagATTAGTTACTAACTTCATCGTTAAATCACTCGTAGCtaataaatttttttaataatttgttACTATCCATCGCTAAATAGAATTAGCGATAAATTTTTCTGTTTAACTACAAAATTTGTCCGTCCTATTTTTTAGTAGATATTTTCATAACAAGCTTAACCGAACACACAAAATTTTAAAGATATATAAACCGAAATGGATCAGTATCCGAAGGGTAGATATTAATGTTAAGGGTAGACATGGGACTGCGACATTTCCTATCGCACATTTTCTTTTTTAGGTGTAAACCACATCGCCTTTTTTTTTTCCTCCATTCAATACATATTTTGTGGTTAGATTAATTTGAATTTGCGTTGAAAAGTTTCGCGTAAAAATGCTCGAAGTTAAAATttattattaaggaaaaaaaaatatttactacttcaccAAAAAAGACATCAATCTTTTATTATGGAAGAGAGGCCACAATGCAAAAACATTTGATGAGTGAGCGACCGTCAAAAGCGTCCACTTCTCACACGCATTTGTAGTTGTACCATTCATAATCATGCACAATTAATTCATGCAAAGTTTTCTAACTCTATTCTGAATGATCACTTACGTTACATTGCATGTCTCCAATATTCTACTGATCAATGTTTCTCTCTGTTAtacctttctctctctttttgatTTACTATCAAAAATATCTAAAAGAagggagagaaaaaaagagagagaaaccAAGATTTTAGTAGTAGGCGGCATCGATCTCTTCTTAATTAATTTTGAATAGGCGAAACCATTCTGTATTGGTTTTCTTCACGGGAGATCGGTAGCACAGAATTAACAGATACATATGGCTACATTGATTATACCTCCAGTTTTAACATCGCCTCGTGACGATGCCATGCAACTTTACAAAGCGTTCAAGGGTAATTAATTTATTGATTTTTCACCTTATTATTTTGTGATTAGTTAGTTTTGAGTGTTTTGATTGATTAAGTATATGTTTATATTATGCACCACATATCCATAATATTTTAATGCAATTCATAAGCAAAAACACGACACAAAATAATTTGCTGCTTGAATGTATATGAAAATGTTGATCGGGCATGTTTTGTGAAGGAGAGCATAGGGTCAAATACATAAAATGTAAGGGGAACGTATTCAATCAATTTGTTACCTCAAAGAAGCCAAGACTATTATGTTTGGGCACAAAGTTTAAAATCCTTTTGTCAAACTAATTATCAATAATAAAGGAGGTAAATCTTTGCCAAACATATATAATTAATTTCATATCCAAACTTATAAAGCGCGAAATAAAGAAGAGTAAGCATGTATAAGATTTATTAATATGGCAATCGTACATCAAACATGAGAGATGTGCTTACATCCAGAGCAGAGATGCACCATGAACAAGGGAGCAAAGAAGGGGAAGCGAGATAGCTGTCGACAAACAAGGGATTCTTCTTATCTCCTTTTCTATTCTCCCCTCTTTCTAAGGAATTCCCCCCATATATATAGTTCCTTTCCCTTTTATCCAATGGTCTTTGACCAGCATGCTTTCTTACGAATGTACCCTTCATCGTCTACTCGAATCTGGGATGAATGCTTTCTGATGGTTCGACTCCGGCGATGGCCGAAGTGCTTTTTGCTATCTCGCCCCGTGGGCATGATTACGGTCGCGTCGACCCCTTATCATCCCTCTTGAGGATGACCACttatggtcagattttgactcatacagttagtccctccgtctgttGGGGTCGCCTCTCGGCGAGTTAAATGGACGGATTTTATCGATTCAAAAGTTAGGAAAAATCTAAACATTACGAGTCGAACGAGGCCCTTAAGGCATGGTGATAACGTGACGCTTCAGTGGCGTCATCGAACCGTTACGTCAGTTCGGAACCGAATCGTTGCATCGATCCGAAACGTCGTGAATTCCCATCGTGCATCATTATGGCACACATTTCCCAGGCACCATATCGTTTCCCGTgccttttcagttttttttttaattggcgGCTCTTGGGTTTCCCGCTCAGAACATTTGTGTCTCTATAAATAGGGGAAGCCACCACTTGATCGTTACACTTTTCAACTCACCTGAGAATTTTGCAAATCTCCATCTTCAATACTTCATACTCTCGGCTTCACATTTCTGCTTCCGTCGGAGTTTCGATGTGAGCATCCTATCTTTTCCATCATCACTCTGGTTTATTCCGATCAAATTTAGGTAAATGGTTGGTTCCTCTTCCAAGAATGACAGGCCCGCCGAAGCTCCGGTGCCGGAAAATGACGTGCCTGTTCTTGAAAAGGGAGCGAAGCCGGCGGTAGATGGGGGAGTTCCAACAACGGCTGAGATACTGCCTCGTCCGGGGAAATTATAGACCGATTTCAACAGCCCTGCCAGAGAAGAACCTGATCCTGCACCCTCTACCATGGATGAAGCGGCGATAGCGGCGCTCAAGGCCAGGTTGGGAATTTCGAACCATATTGAAATGGTGCCGGTGATGGGAAGGGATAATGTTCACTTTTATCGCCCGGGGTATTGCGCATTCTACGCGTACCCCTTTGTTGTCGGGTATACGCTTCCTCTCCTCTCTCTAGTGATAGACTTCTTCCGTTTTTACGAAGTGTGCCCAGCTCAACTTTCGCCCTACGTGTGCAAACTCTTCCTCATGCTGCTCAAGTACGCAGAGCTCGCTGGCCGATGGGTCAATTTGGGGCATATGCTCAATATGTTTGCCCCCCAACTAATTCGAGGCACGATGATCCATATGCGCACCCGAGGGACAAAGAATTTGGTGGTCAAGATGGACGATAAGGCTAATTGCCATTCCTGGGAAAACTACTTTTACGTGCGGACCGAACACCTTGTGGCGGACCCAACAGGGTTCCCCGAGACGTGGAACTTCGCCCGTAAGTTttctattatttattttatcttcCCTTGAGGCGGTGGtcgattattttatttttagatgGTGATGCTAACATGCTTTTGCTTTCGCAACCGAGAGATTGTCTCCCCCCTAGTCGATGACATCTGTGAGTGGGTGAATGCCATTCTTATCCATAATGGGGGTTCGTAAATGGGTGGCCCTCTATGAGAGATATGGGCATAAGCCTCTTACTGGTGAGTCGACCCGCTGCAAATGCTATATATTTTCATGCTCTATGGTTTGATCTCGTCGTTGTATGAACGTCTTTCTTTGCTGGCAGGGAGAGTGCGAAGGGCGAGGGCTCTTCCGCTTGCATTTCGTCAACCTGTGCCTCCTGCATGACCCGCTCTGAGGACCGCTACTCGGCCTGCACCGAGATCTGCTACACAATCTGTTCCTATGGTCGGGGTTATGCGCACGGAGAAAACTCCTCAACCTGAGACTCCGGCTTCTACCATCTGTTCAACGGGTGAATCTTCCCGTGATGACAATGAAAAAGGCCCGTCGAAGAGATGTCGAGTGGAGTTAGAATTGGCTCCTCCAGTTGAGGCATCTTCGGGAGGCGACCCCCCCTCGCCCGCGGCGGTATCTAAAATCGGTGATGGTGCTAACTCGGTTACAAAGGTCAATCCGGTGGCAGAGGTTGTTCCCATTGTAAGTGATCAACATGATATTGTGGCGGAGAGACGGAGCTCTGAGGCTGTCGTTGCTGTCGTGGGCGGCCCTTCGTCATCCAGGTCAACTCTTGCCACGGCTTCGACCGCGGAGAGGGGAAAAGGCGTTGTGCTTGACGATTACGAGTCTGAATCCGATCTTGATCCTGATGATGTCAGGATGTTCGAAGAG comes from the Nicotiana sylvestris chromosome 4, ASM39365v2, whole genome shotgun sequence genome and includes:
- the LOC104231498 gene encoding putative 4-hydroxy-4-methyl-2-oxoglutarate aldolase 2, with the translated sequence MALVTTAEVCDANPQLIVSGELRALQPIFKIYGRRQVFSGPVVTLKVFEDNVLVREFLEEKGNGRVLVVDGGGSLRCAILGGNPVVQAQNNGWAGIIVNGCVRDVDEINGCDIGVRALASHPMKANKKGIGEKHVPIIIAGTRICDGEWLYADTDGILISKMELSV